The Pseudarthrobacter sp. NS4 genome includes a window with the following:
- a CDS encoding DUF2550 domain-containing protein codes for MDAPSLPFIALAILFGLLIFALCLSGVRRFNLRRALGTVDASICMAGNSWQMGVCRYQDNDLEWFRLISLSVRPKHTFKRHSLELLGRRKPTEAEAVKVQPDVVIVELRYEGQDLRLAMKFDAYTGLSSWLEAGPVIGVGTWR; via the coding sequence ATGGACGCACCGAGTCTTCCGTTCATCGCCTTGGCAATCCTCTTTGGATTGCTGATATTTGCACTGTGCCTTTCGGGGGTGCGCCGCTTCAACCTGCGGCGTGCCCTCGGCACGGTGGACGCCTCCATTTGCATGGCTGGAAACAGCTGGCAGATGGGGGTTTGTCGTTATCAGGACAACGACCTTGAGTGGTTCCGGCTGATCTCGCTCAGTGTCCGTCCCAAACACACGTTCAAGCGGCATTCCCTTGAGCTTCTCGGCCGGCGCAAGCCAACCGAAGCTGAGGCAGTCAAGGTCCAGCCCGACGTCGTGATTGTGGAACTCCGCTACGAAGGCCAGGACTTGCGGCTCGCCATGAAGTTCGACGCCTATACAGGCCTGTCGTCCTGGCTGGAAGCCGGCCCGGTCATCGGCGTGGGGACCTGGCGCTAG
- a CDS encoding F0F1 ATP synthase subunit delta — translation MAGVSSESLATALAELEAKLPTASLQLAKELFGILGMVDSSAGLRRALTDPSRSGDEKAALVRQLVGGKVSADAAEIAGGLASSRWANARDIGDALETLAATVVISVAENKSAVSASGISGLEELENDLFSFNQAVASSHEVQRALSEPQASAAAKATLAERLLPGASEEAKVLITQAVTQPRGIKPTRLVERFAELAAKRQQRWIATVSVTRPLTQTQLERLQAGLNAMYGRELKVNVNVDPALIGGIRVQVGDEVLDASVLTRLGSLQRQLAG, via the coding sequence ATGGCAGGCGTATCGAGCGAATCGCTGGCAACAGCCCTGGCCGAGTTGGAAGCAAAACTTCCGACGGCGTCGCTGCAGCTGGCAAAGGAACTCTTCGGAATTCTGGGAATGGTGGACAGCTCGGCTGGCTTGCGCCGCGCCCTGACTGACCCGTCCCGCTCCGGTGACGAGAAGGCGGCGCTGGTCAGGCAGCTGGTTGGCGGGAAAGTCTCCGCTGATGCTGCAGAGATCGCGGGCGGACTGGCCAGCTCACGCTGGGCAAACGCCCGGGATATCGGCGATGCACTCGAGACCCTTGCCGCAACGGTGGTCATTTCCGTTGCTGAAAACAAGTCGGCCGTTTCTGCCTCCGGAATCTCTGGCCTGGAAGAGCTGGAGAACGATCTGTTCTCCTTCAACCAGGCTGTTGCCTCCAGCCACGAGGTACAACGTGCTCTGTCCGAACCGCAGGCCAGTGCTGCCGCAAAGGCAACACTTGCCGAGAGGCTTTTGCCCGGCGCGAGCGAGGAAGCAAAGGTCCTCATCACGCAGGCAGTCACCCAGCCCCGCGGCATCAAGCCCACGCGGCTTGTGGAACGGTTCGCCGAACTGGCGGCAAAAAGGCAGCAGCGCTGGATTGCAACGGTCAGCGTGACCCGTCCTCTCACACAAACGCAGCTTGAACGCCTCCAGGCGGGCCTGAATGCAATGTATGGGCGGGAACTGAAGGTCAACGTCAACGTTGACCCGGCACTCATTGGCGGCATCCGCGTCCAGGTTGGTGACGAAGTGCTTGACGCTTCGGTTCTCACCAGGCTGGGCTCGCTGCAACGCCAGCTGGCCGGCTAG
- the nucS gene encoding endonuclease NucS, whose protein sequence is MRLVIARCSVDYVGRLKAHLPLATRLLLVKADGSVLVHSDGGSYKPLNWMSPPATLRVSSPEDVDLELGVVEQWTVQSAKTDDRLIINIHDKLSESSHDLGVDPGLIKDGVEADLQRLLAEQIETLGAGYSLIRREYFTAIGPVDILARDADGATVAIELKRRGDIDGVEQLTRYLELLNRDPLLAPVRGIFAAQQIKPQAKVLAADRGIDCITLDYDAMRGVDDSESRLF, encoded by the coding sequence GTGCGACTTGTCATAGCCCGATGCTCCGTTGATTATGTTGGCCGGCTCAAAGCCCATCTCCCCCTCGCCACCAGGCTCCTGCTGGTTAAGGCGGACGGCTCCGTGCTCGTCCACTCGGACGGCGGCTCCTACAAACCGCTCAACTGGATGAGCCCGCCGGCCACCCTCCGGGTTTCATCCCCCGAGGACGTCGACCTTGAACTCGGCGTTGTGGAGCAATGGACCGTCCAGTCAGCCAAGACCGACGACCGGCTCATCATTAACATCCACGACAAACTCAGCGAGTCCTCGCATGACCTCGGGGTGGATCCGGGCCTGATCAAGGACGGTGTCGAGGCGGACCTCCAGCGGCTCCTGGCGGAACAGATCGAAACCCTGGGCGCGGGATATTCACTGATCCGCCGCGAGTACTTCACGGCTATCGGGCCGGTGGACATCCTGGCGCGCGACGCTGACGGAGCCACCGTGGCCATCGAGCTCAAACGCCGGGGCGATATCGACGGCGTGGAGCAGCTGACACGCTACCTGGAGCTGTTGAACCGCGATCCGCTCCTGGCCCCCGTCCGCGGGATCTTTGCAGCCCAGCAGATCAAGCCGCAGGCAAAGGTGCTGGCTGCCGACCGCGGGATCGACTGCATCACCCTCGACTATGACGCGATGCGCGGCGTTGACGACAGTGAATCCCGGCTCTTCTAA
- a CDS encoding cold-shock protein, whose translation MAQGTVKWFNAEKGFGFITPDDSDGDVFVHYSEIQTGGFKTLDENQRVQFEIGQGAKGPQATGVTLV comes from the coding sequence ATGGCACAGGGAACCGTCAAGTGGTTCAACGCTGAAAAGGGCTTCGGCTTCATTACCCCGGATGACTCCGACGGTGATGTCTTCGTTCACTACTCGGAAATCCAGACCGGTGGCTTCAAGACCCTCGACGAGAACCAGCGCGTTCAGTTCGAGATCGGCCAGGGTGCCAAGGGCCCCCAGGCTACCGGCGTAACGCTGGTCTAG
- a CDS encoding bifunctional lysylphosphatidylglycerol flippase/synthetase MprF yields the protein MGAAAVSSERQVRTAALAWDTVARPALVRIMAELKSVPFTLAVLALFLGTGAVTGSFLAGPPEHLLELAGVSGQGLREGRWWSLFTSLFFATNPLAYLAASLMIIVLLGLAERKLGPRAAAALFCGGQFAAVTLFLLITQLAGYAGDGWLDRMADDILIGPYGPVLAAGLAGSARLPVLWQRRLRTAAVSISLLLVLYVGHAETVIGVLGALLGLLVGWWIQGDQGHLHRHRSTGRETRNLLALTVAVFAVGPILTGIARAPTGPLALLRDMVLNPMPTLSQLAFNCGATVEASCLEAGRAGFAGPFGLALAVVPVVLLLICADGMRRGRRLALNIAIAIQLAVMALAAVYLALFALVPSRPQGPDAAPMGSAFAHVLPLVVVPLLLAVVLWLNRRQFRVQTMPVARRTLGVVVCGSWAVLASAYAAAWFWSGGLQRDGGLLGLFAELARQYVPVPIPQHYHRVFADRNSVEAVLFAYSGPVFWVIALVAVWWVLIGGHYGHDSGRQDRSRARELLYQGGGPLSWMALWEPNTYWFSPDGQGAVAYQQHGSVALTLGGAFGPRQAQQAVTDGFLAYCRSHALVPALYSCDDSMWPELRDRGFARVAVAQETRLAVRELEFKGKEWQNVRTALNRAAKLGVKAVWGPYHALPASLRSRLNEVSEEWAANKSVPEMGFTLGGVDELDDEEVLCCLAVDGNGSVHGVTSWLPVYDDGRLVSRTLDVMRRGADGFPGVMEFLIASAVLELRGSVEVISLSGSPLASRPEDRDGQPPGAPAEPRDNSAEDGAENLVRILDLVGHALEPVYGFRSLAAFKSRFKPEYRALYLYYQDPLHLPAIGRALTRAYLPGLSLPQGARLVRKLVN from the coding sequence ATGGGGGCTGCAGCAGTGAGCTCCGAAAGGCAGGTCCGGACGGCCGCCCTCGCGTGGGACACCGTGGCCCGCCCGGCGCTGGTCCGGATCATGGCCGAGCTGAAGTCGGTGCCCTTCACGCTGGCGGTTCTGGCCCTGTTCCTGGGAACCGGCGCTGTTACCGGCAGCTTCCTGGCCGGGCCGCCGGAACACCTGTTGGAGCTGGCCGGTGTGAGTGGCCAGGGGCTCCGCGAGGGCCGCTGGTGGTCGCTGTTCACGAGCCTCTTTTTCGCCACCAACCCCCTGGCCTACCTGGCAGCGTCGCTCATGATCATCGTGCTGCTGGGGCTTGCAGAGCGGAAGCTGGGGCCACGGGCCGCCGCGGCGCTGTTCTGTGGCGGCCAGTTCGCAGCCGTCACTCTGTTCCTGCTCATCACCCAGCTGGCCGGGTACGCCGGTGACGGCTGGCTGGACCGGATGGCAGATGACATCCTGATCGGCCCCTATGGCCCGGTCCTGGCCGCGGGCCTGGCCGGAAGCGCCCGGCTGCCGGTGCTGTGGCAGCGCCGGCTCCGGACAGCAGCAGTTTCCATCTCGCTCCTGCTGGTTCTGTACGTGGGGCACGCCGAAACCGTCATCGGGGTGCTGGGCGCCCTCCTTGGCCTCCTGGTGGGGTGGTGGATCCAGGGTGACCAGGGTCACCTGCACCGGCACCGTTCCACGGGGCGGGAAACCAGGAACCTCCTGGCCCTTACCGTTGCCGTCTTCGCAGTGGGACCCATCCTCACCGGGATCGCACGGGCTCCCACCGGACCGCTGGCACTGCTGCGCGACATGGTCCTCAACCCAATGCCCACCCTGAGCCAGTTGGCCTTTAACTGCGGCGCAACCGTCGAAGCGTCATGCCTTGAAGCGGGACGCGCGGGATTTGCCGGTCCGTTCGGGCTTGCCCTGGCGGTGGTACCGGTGGTCCTGCTGCTGATCTGTGCGGACGGGATGCGCCGCGGCCGGAGGCTGGCCTTGAACATCGCCATCGCAATCCAGCTTGCCGTCATGGCACTGGCGGCCGTATACCTTGCACTGTTCGCACTGGTTCCTTCACGTCCGCAGGGTCCGGACGCGGCACCGATGGGGTCAGCCTTCGCACATGTGCTTCCCCTCGTCGTCGTACCGCTGCTGCTCGCGGTGGTCCTCTGGCTCAACCGGCGGCAATTCCGTGTGCAGACGATGCCCGTCGCCCGGCGGACGCTGGGGGTGGTGGTGTGTGGTTCCTGGGCGGTCCTGGCAAGCGCCTACGCTGCCGCATGGTTCTGGTCCGGCGGACTGCAACGCGACGGCGGGCTGCTGGGACTCTTCGCCGAACTGGCACGCCAGTACGTCCCGGTACCCATCCCGCAGCATTACCACCGCGTGTTTGCAGACCGGAACAGCGTGGAAGCTGTCCTCTTTGCCTACTCCGGACCCGTTTTCTGGGTGATCGCACTTGTTGCCGTGTGGTGGGTGCTGATCGGGGGCCACTATGGCCACGATTCCGGCCGGCAGGACCGCTCGAGGGCGCGGGAACTGCTGTACCAGGGCGGCGGCCCGCTCTCCTGGATGGCGCTCTGGGAACCGAACACCTACTGGTTCAGCCCGGATGGGCAGGGAGCTGTGGCTTACCAGCAGCACGGCAGCGTGGCGCTGACCCTGGGGGGAGCCTTCGGGCCCCGGCAGGCGCAGCAGGCGGTCACCGATGGGTTCCTGGCGTACTGCCGCAGCCATGCGCTGGTTCCGGCGCTGTATTCCTGCGACGACTCCATGTGGCCGGAGCTGCGGGACCGTGGGTTCGCCCGGGTGGCCGTGGCACAGGAAACACGGCTGGCAGTCCGGGAGCTTGAGTTCAAGGGCAAGGAATGGCAGAACGTCCGGACGGCGCTGAACCGTGCGGCGAAGCTGGGGGTGAAGGCGGTCTGGGGCCCCTACCACGCGTTGCCGGCGTCGTTGCGGTCCCGGCTGAACGAGGTGTCGGAGGAATGGGCGGCCAACAAGTCCGTTCCTGAAATGGGCTTCACCCTGGGCGGGGTGGACGAACTCGACGACGAGGAAGTGCTGTGCTGCCTGGCCGTGGACGGCAACGGATCAGTCCACGGGGTGACCAGCTGGCTTCCGGTGTACGACGACGGGCGGCTGGTCAGCAGGACGCTGGACGTCATGCGGCGTGGCGCCGACGGTTTCCCGGGCGTGATGGAGTTCCTGATCGCCTCCGCCGTGCTGGAGCTGCGCGGGTCGGTCGAAGTTATCTCCCTGTCCGGCTCTCCGCTTGCCAGCCGCCCGGAGGACCGGGATGGTCAGCCTCCGGGGGCACCGGCAGAACCACGCGACAACAGTGCGGAGGATGGGGCCGAGAACCTGGTCCGCATATTGGATCTGGTGGGGCATGCATTGGAGCCGGTGTACGGTTTCCGTTCCCTGGCCGCGTTCAAGTCGCGGTTCAAGCCGGAGTACCGCGCGCTGTACCTCTACTACCAGGACCCGCTGCACCTGCCGGCAATAGGCCGTGCCCTGACCCGCGCCTACCTGCCCGGCCTTTCCCTGCCGCAGGGAGCCCGCCTGGTCCGGAAATTGGTCAACTAG
- a CDS encoding F0F1 ATP synthase subunit gamma has protein sequence MGAQIRVYRQKISSTTSMRKIFKAMELIATSRIGKARARVAASLPYANAITRAVSAVASQTEVDHPLTTEPEQIRRAAVLVITSDRGLAGSYSASVLKQVEGLNELLHAEGKEVKTYLVGRKAQAYFEFRNRGYARVWTGGTDAPEFATAREVGDALLADFATDYEEGGVDEIHVVYTRFKSMVTQEPTVIRLLPLEVVEEQAASESDLLPLYEFEPETERVLDALLPRYIESRIFAAMLQAAASELAARQRAMKSAGDNATDLIKKYTRLRNTARQAEITQELSEIVAGADALAS, from the coding sequence ATGGGAGCCCAGATTCGGGTCTACCGCCAGAAGATCAGCTCGACCACGTCGATGCGCAAGATCTTCAAGGCGATGGAACTGATCGCTACCTCGCGCATCGGCAAGGCCCGTGCGCGCGTAGCAGCTTCACTGCCTTACGCGAACGCGATCACGCGCGCCGTTTCTGCTGTCGCCAGCCAAACCGAAGTCGACCACCCGCTGACCACTGAGCCGGAGCAGATCCGCCGTGCCGCCGTCCTGGTAATCACCTCGGACCGCGGCCTGGCTGGTTCCTACTCGGCAAGCGTGCTCAAGCAGGTGGAGGGTCTCAACGAGCTGCTCCACGCTGAAGGCAAGGAAGTCAAGACGTACCTCGTCGGACGCAAGGCGCAGGCCTACTTCGAATTCCGGAACCGTGGATACGCGCGGGTCTGGACCGGAGGGACCGACGCACCCGAGTTCGCAACCGCACGCGAAGTCGGCGATGCGCTGCTGGCAGATTTCGCTACCGACTACGAAGAGGGCGGCGTGGACGAAATCCACGTGGTGTACACCCGCTTCAAGTCCATGGTCACCCAGGAGCCCACGGTCATCCGCCTTCTTCCCCTGGAAGTAGTGGAAGAGCAGGCAGCTTCTGAATCGGACCTGTTGCCGCTGTATGAGTTCGAGCCGGAAACGGAGCGCGTTCTTGACGCGCTGCTCCCGCGCTACATCGAATCACGCATCTTCGCGGCCATGCTGCAGGCGGCGGCTTCCGAGCTCGCTGCACGCCAGCGGGCCATGAAGTCCGCGGGCGACAATGCCACGGACCTCATCAAGAAGTACACGCGTCTGCGCAACACGGCCCGCCAGGCTGAGATTACGCAGGAGCTTTCCGAGATTGTTGCCGGCGCCGACGCCCTTGCGTCCTAG
- the atpD gene encoding F0F1 ATP synthase subunit beta: MTATATEHVAATSGATGRIARVIGPVVDVEFPADAIPSIYNALTTEITLNGVTKTITFETSQHLGDNLVRAISLQATDGLVRGTSVVDSGAPISVPVGDGVKGHIFNVLGQPLDVTESELDISERWPIHRKAPSFASLEGSTEMLETGIKVIDLLTPYIKGGKIGLFGGAGVGKTVLIQEMITRVARNFGGTSVFAGVGERTREGNDLWVEMEEAGVLKDTALVFGQMDEPPGTRLRVALSALTMAEYFRDVQNQDVLLFIDNIFRFTQAGSEVSTLLGRMPSAVGYQPNLADEMGLLQERITSTKGHSITSMQAIYVPADDYTDPAPATTFAHLDATTELSREIASRGLYPAVDPLTSTSRILDPQYIGKDHYSTAVRVKQILQKNKELQDIIAILGVDELSEEDKIVVSRARRIQQFLSQNTYTAKQFTGVEGSTVSIKDTVEGFSAICDGELDHIAEQAFFNVGGLDDVERQWAKIQEQTK, from the coding sequence ATGACTGCCACTGCTACCGAACACGTAGCCGCAACGTCCGGTGCCACCGGCCGTATTGCACGTGTTATCGGCCCGGTTGTCGACGTCGAATTCCCGGCTGACGCAATCCCCTCGATTTACAACGCCCTCACCACCGAGATCACTCTCAACGGTGTAACCAAGACCATCACGTTCGAGACCTCCCAGCACCTGGGTGACAACCTCGTCCGCGCCATCTCCCTGCAGGCTACCGACGGACTCGTCCGCGGTACGTCCGTGGTGGACAGCGGTGCCCCGATCTCCGTGCCCGTCGGCGACGGCGTCAAGGGCCACATCTTCAACGTCCTGGGCCAGCCCCTGGACGTTACCGAGTCGGAACTGGACATCAGCGAACGCTGGCCCATCCACCGCAAGGCTCCGAGCTTCGCGTCGCTCGAAGGCTCCACCGAGATGCTGGAAACCGGCATCAAGGTCATCGACCTTCTCACCCCGTACATCAAGGGTGGAAAGATTGGCCTGTTCGGCGGCGCCGGCGTGGGCAAGACCGTCCTGATCCAGGAAATGATCACCCGTGTTGCCCGCAACTTCGGTGGTACCTCGGTATTCGCCGGTGTTGGCGAGCGTACCCGTGAAGGTAACGACCTCTGGGTTGAAATGGAAGAGGCAGGCGTCCTCAAGGACACCGCCCTTGTGTTCGGCCAGATGGACGAGCCGCCGGGAACGCGTCTGCGCGTGGCCCTGTCCGCACTGACCATGGCGGAGTACTTCCGCGATGTGCAGAACCAGGACGTGCTGCTCTTCATCGACAACATCTTCCGCTTCACGCAGGCAGGTTCCGAGGTTTCCACCCTTCTCGGCCGTATGCCTTCAGCCGTGGGCTACCAGCCGAACCTGGCTGACGAGATGGGCCTCCTGCAGGAGCGCATTACGTCCACCAAGGGCCACTCCATCACCTCGATGCAGGCCATCTACGTCCCCGCAGATGACTACACCGACCCGGCACCGGCCACCACCTTCGCACACCTCGACGCGACCACGGAACTTTCCCGTGAAATCGCCTCCCGTGGTCTGTACCCGGCCGTTGACCCGCTGACGTCCACGTCCCGAATCCTGGATCCCCAGTACATCGGCAAGGATCACTACAGCACGGCTGTCCGTGTGAAGCAGATCCTGCAGAAGAACAAGGAACTCCAGGACATCATCGCCATCCTCGGTGTTGACGAGCTCTCCGAAGAGGACAAGATCGTCGTGTCGCGTGCACGCCGTATCCAGCAGTTCCTCTCGCAGAACACCTACACCGCCAAGCAGTTCACCGGCGTGGAGGGCTCCACGGTTTCCATCAAGGACACCGTTGAAGGCTTCTCGGCCATCTGCGACGGCGAGCTCGACCACATCGCTGAGCAGGCGTTCTTCAACGTCGGCGGCCTCGATGACGTTGAGCGCCAGTGGGCCAAGATCCAGGAACAGACCAAGTAA
- the atpA gene encoding F0F1 ATP synthase subunit alpha encodes MAELTINADDVRNALNEFAASYEPGNAERVEVGRVTTASDGIARVEGLPSVMANELLRFEDGTLGLAQNLDVREIGVIILGDFTGIEEGQEVHRTGQVLSVPVGDAFLGRVVDPLGVPIDDLGDIKAETTRALELQAPGVTQRKSVHEPMQTGLKAIDAMIPIGRGQRQLIIGDRQTGKSAIAIDTIINQKANWASGDVTKQVRCIYVAIGQKASTIAAIRQTLEDNGALEYTTIVASPASDPAGFKYLAPYAGSAIGQHWMYGGKHVLIVFDDLSKQAEAYRAVSLLLRRPPGREAYPGDVFYLHSRLLERCAKLSDELGAGSMTGLPLIETKANDVSAYIPTNVISITDGQIFLQSDLFNANQRPAVDVGVSVSRVGGAAQVKSMKKVSGTLKLDLAQYRDMQAFAMFASDLDAASRQQLTRGARLMELLKQGQYSPFPVENQVVSIWAGTNGYLDDVPVEDISRFESDFLDHLSRKSSILTTLAQTNVLDDDTAAALKSAIVDFKKGFFGEGDNHLVGAGHEEHDAISEGDVDQEKIVKQKR; translated from the coding sequence ATGGCCGAATTGACCATCAACGCCGACGACGTCCGTAATGCGCTGAACGAGTTCGCGGCGTCCTACGAACCCGGAAACGCAGAGCGCGTAGAGGTCGGCCGCGTAACCACCGCTAGTGACGGCATCGCCCGTGTTGAGGGCCTTCCCTCGGTCATGGCGAACGAGCTGCTGCGCTTCGAGGACGGTACCCTGGGCCTGGCCCAGAACCTCGACGTCCGCGAAATCGGCGTTATCATCCTCGGCGACTTCACCGGCATCGAAGAAGGCCAGGAAGTCCACCGCACGGGACAGGTTCTGTCTGTACCCGTGGGTGACGCCTTCCTTGGCCGCGTTGTTGACCCGCTGGGCGTGCCCATCGACGACCTCGGCGACATCAAGGCCGAGACCACACGCGCACTGGAGCTCCAGGCTCCCGGCGTGACCCAGCGCAAGTCGGTGCACGAGCCGATGCAGACCGGACTCAAGGCAATCGACGCCATGATTCCGATCGGCCGCGGCCAGCGCCAGCTGATCATTGGCGACCGCCAGACCGGCAAGTCCGCCATTGCGATCGACACCATCATCAACCAGAAGGCCAACTGGGCTTCAGGCGATGTGACCAAGCAGGTCCGCTGCATCTACGTGGCAATCGGCCAGAAGGCGTCCACCATCGCCGCCATCCGCCAGACCCTCGAGGACAACGGCGCACTGGAGTACACCACCATCGTGGCGTCTCCGGCTTCCGACCCCGCAGGCTTCAAGTACCTGGCACCCTACGCCGGTTCGGCCATCGGCCAGCACTGGATGTACGGCGGCAAGCACGTCCTCATTGTGTTTGATGATCTGTCCAAGCAGGCCGAGGCCTACCGTGCAGTGTCGCTGCTGCTGCGCCGCCCGCCGGGACGTGAAGCGTACCCGGGCGACGTCTTCTACCTGCACTCCCGCCTGCTGGAGCGTTGTGCAAAGCTGTCCGACGAGCTGGGTGCCGGTTCCATGACGGGCCTGCCGCTGATCGAGACCAAGGCGAACGACGTTTCCGCCTACATCCCGACCAACGTCATCTCCATCACCGACGGCCAGATCTTCCTCCAGTCGGACCTCTTCAACGCCAACCAGCGTCCCGCGGTTGACGTGGGTGTCTCCGTATCCCGCGTGGGCGGTGCCGCACAGGTGAAGTCCATGAAGAAGGTCTCCGGTACGTTGAAGCTGGACCTGGCGCAGTACCGCGACATGCAGGCTTTCGCCATGTTTGCCTCGGACCTGGACGCCGCATCCCGCCAGCAGCTGACCCGTGGCGCCCGCCTGATGGAACTGCTGAAGCAGGGCCAGTACTCGCCGTTCCCGGTCGAGAACCAGGTTGTTTCCATCTGGGCCGGCACCAACGGTTACCTGGACGACGTTCCGGTCGAGGACATCAGCCGCTTCGAAAGCGACTTCCTGGACCACCTGAGCCGGAAGTCTTCGATCCTCACCACGCTGGCGCAGACCAACGTGCTGGACGATGACACCGCAGCTGCTCTGAAGTCGGCAATTGTTGACTTCAAGAAGGGCTTCTTCGGCGAAGGCGACAACCACCTGGTAGGCGCCGGCCACGAGGAACACGACGCCATCTCCGAGGGCGACGTTGACCAGGAAAAAATCGTCAAGCAGAAGCGCTAA
- a CDS encoding F0F1 ATP synthase subunit epsilon — MAELEVEIVAADRFIWSGAAKMVKARTSDGEIGILPGHSPLLAILAEGELAIQPVSGDRIAVDVDGGFFSVDNNRVVIVADNAQLGGSATAGIR, encoded by the coding sequence ATGGCTGAGCTTGAGGTTGAGATTGTCGCAGCGGACCGGTTCATCTGGTCCGGAGCGGCCAAGATGGTCAAGGCCCGCACCAGCGATGGTGAAATCGGAATCCTGCCCGGCCACTCGCCCCTGCTGGCGATCCTGGCCGAAGGTGAACTGGCTATCCAGCCGGTGTCCGGTGACCGTATTGCCGTGGACGTTGACGGCGGATTCTTCTCCGTTGACAACAACCGCGTGGTGATTGTTGCTGACAACGCCCAGCTGGGCGGCTCGGCTACCGCTGGGATCCGCTAG
- a CDS encoding alpha/beta hydrolase yields MDWFLDVRLTDGPLYWTALVLGLAGAAYLLLPPPKSGGRRWIFRVTAASAAAFALVAGIHWALINVFSVFPENIPDTVLLWVVPAVGAVLLGLMRLPRSSWRSRGTGIIAALLVVALSSVQINAYFGLNRTVSDLLGTALSRIPTLEPALMRQAGGSDGAPLLGWSPQGELPAGGVLRKSAIPGTASGMDSREAYIYLPPAYFAPNRPALPVLVLIAGQPGGPADWLTGGSLQEHLDSFAASHGGVAPVVVVPDPNGSQSANTMCMDSRIARADTYLSQDVAQWISTTLTVDTNHSRWAAGGFSFGGTCAVQLATRHPELFPAALAFSAEAEPAIAKERQKTIEASFPGDPEAFNRQTPLAIMKQQRFDGSGLYLTAGQDDPEFVGYLRTLAAAAKDAGFTVRSYEVEHTGHSWDTSSRRISDALHFLADRWGLQQ; encoded by the coding sequence GTGGACTGGTTTCTTGACGTCCGGCTGACCGACGGCCCGCTGTACTGGACAGCCCTTGTCCTGGGTTTGGCGGGCGCCGCCTATCTCCTGCTGCCTCCTCCCAAGAGCGGCGGGAGGCGCTGGATCTTCCGGGTCACGGCCGCCTCTGCTGCCGCCTTCGCACTGGTGGCCGGCATTCACTGGGCCCTCATCAACGTCTTTTCGGTGTTCCCGGAAAACATTCCCGACACCGTCCTGCTCTGGGTGGTCCCCGCCGTCGGCGCTGTGCTCCTGGGGCTGATGCGCCTGCCACGGAGCAGTTGGCGGAGCCGCGGAACCGGCATCATTGCAGCCCTCCTGGTGGTGGCTCTGTCCTCAGTCCAAATCAATGCCTACTTCGGGCTCAACCGAACGGTGAGCGACCTGCTGGGCACGGCCTTGTCCCGGATTCCAACGCTGGAGCCGGCGCTGATGCGCCAGGCAGGCGGGTCCGACGGCGCTCCCCTCCTGGGATGGAGCCCGCAGGGCGAACTGCCGGCAGGGGGAGTCCTGCGCAAGTCCGCGATTCCGGGCACCGCTTCGGGGATGGACAGCCGCGAAGCCTACATCTACCTCCCGCCCGCCTACTTTGCCCCCAACCGTCCCGCGCTTCCGGTACTGGTCCTCATCGCCGGGCAACCCGGCGGGCCGGCGGACTGGCTCACCGGCGGTTCGCTTCAGGAACACCTGGATTCCTTCGCCGCATCGCACGGCGGGGTGGCGCCTGTGGTGGTTGTCCCCGACCCTAACGGTTCCCAATCCGCCAACACGATGTGCATGGACAGCCGGATAGCGCGGGCTGACACCTACCTGTCCCAGGATGTCGCCCAGTGGATCAGCACCACACTCACGGTGGACACCAACCACAGCCGCTGGGCGGCCGGCGGCTTCTCCTTCGGCGGTACCTGCGCCGTGCAGCTGGCCACCAGGCATCCGGAGCTGTTTCCGGCCGCTCTCGCCTTCTCTGCCGAGGCCGAACCAGCCATCGCCAAGGAACGCCAGAAAACCATTGAAGCGTCCTTTCCCGGAGATCCCGAAGCCTTTAACCGGCAAACCCCGCTGGCCATCATGAAACAGCAAAGGTTTGACGGCAGCGGGCTGTACCTGACCGCCGGGCAGGACGATCCCGAGTTCGTGGGGTATCTGCGGACACTGGCGGCAGCGGCGAAAGATGCCGGCTTCACGGTGCGGTCTTACGAGGTGGAACACACAGGCCATTCCTGGGATACGTCCTCCCGCCGGATTTCAGATGCACTGCACTTCCTGGCCGACAGATGGGGGCTGCAGCAGTGA